The Parafrankia discariae genome includes a window with the following:
- the arc gene encoding proteasome ATPase translates to MSGPRSGSGSGGSTGRPGDADSQRSAYEKEVHELTTQVTFLEEEVAMLRRRLSESPRQVRVLEERLAQAQVELQTATGQNDKLVATLREARDQIISLKEEVDRLAQPPSGYGVFIRGYDDGTVDVFTQGRKLRVTLSPNVEADDLQPGQEVMLNEALNVVEIRAFERQGEIVLLKEVLESGDRALVIGHTDEERVVMLAQPLLDGPIRAGDSLLIEPRSGYAFERIPKSEVEELVLEEVPDIGYEQIGGLKGQIESIRDAVELPFLYKELFLEHKLKPPKGVLLYGPPGCGKTLIAKAVANSLAKKVEAQTGQGSGRAFFLNIKGPELLNKYVGETERQIRLVFQRAREKASEGMPVIVFFDEMDSIFRTRGSGVSSDVENTIVPQLLSEIDGVEQLENVIVIGASNREDMIDPAILRPGRLDVKIKVERPDAEAAKDIFAKYVIPELPLHADDLAEHGGNREATCQGMIQRVVERMYAESEENRFLEVTYANGDKEVLYFKDFNSGAMIENIVARAKKMAVKDLIESKVRGLRMQHLLSACLDEFKENEDLPNTTNPDDWARISGKKGERIVYIRTLVTGTKGTEAGRSIDTIANTGQYL, encoded by the coding sequence GTGTCCGGTCCCCGTTCGGGCTCTGGCTCCGGTGGGAGCACGGGTCGTCCTGGTGACGCCGATTCTCAACGGTCGGCGTACGAGAAGGAAGTACACGAACTCACGACTCAGGTCACCTTCCTGGAGGAAGAAGTGGCCATGCTGCGGCGGAGACTGTCTGAATCGCCCCGACAGGTACGTGTCCTGGAGGAGCGACTAGCCCAGGCACAGGTGGAGCTACAAACCGCCACTGGGCAGAACGACAAGCTCGTCGCCACCCTTCGGGAGGCACGTGACCAGATCATCTCGTTGAAGGAGGAGGTCGACCGGCTCGCGCAACCGCCGAGCGGGTACGGCGTCTTCATCCGCGGCTACGACGACGGCACGGTCGACGTGTTCACGCAGGGCAGAAAGCTCCGTGTGACCTTGTCGCCGAACGTCGAGGCCGACGACCTGCAGCCCGGTCAGGAGGTCATGCTCAACGAGGCGCTCAACGTCGTGGAGATTCGCGCGTTCGAGCGGCAGGGCGAGATCGTCCTGCTCAAGGAGGTCCTCGAGAGCGGTGACCGGGCGCTGGTGATCGGGCACACCGACGAGGAACGGGTCGTCATGCTGGCCCAGCCACTCCTCGACGGTCCGATCCGAGCCGGCGACTCGCTCCTCATCGAGCCTCGGTCGGGGTACGCCTTCGAGCGGATCCCCAAGTCCGAGGTCGAGGAGCTGGTCCTCGAAGAGGTTCCCGACATCGGCTACGAGCAGATCGGCGGGCTCAAGGGCCAGATCGAGTCGATTCGCGACGCGGTCGAGCTGCCGTTCCTCTACAAGGAACTGTTCCTGGAGCACAAGCTCAAGCCACCGAAGGGCGTGCTGCTCTACGGCCCGCCCGGCTGTGGCAAGACACTGATCGCCAAGGCCGTGGCGAACTCCCTGGCCAAGAAGGTCGAGGCCCAGACGGGCCAGGGCTCGGGCCGGGCCTTCTTCCTCAACATCAAGGGCCCGGAGCTGCTCAACAAGTACGTCGGTGAGACCGAGCGGCAGATCCGGCTGGTGTTCCAGCGGGCGCGCGAGAAGGCGTCCGAGGGCATGCCGGTGATCGTGTTCTTCGATGAGATGGACTCGATCTTCCGGACCCGTGGCTCGGGTGTCTCCTCGGACGTGGAGAACACGATCGTCCCGCAGCTGCTCAGCGAGATCGACGGCGTCGAGCAGCTCGAGAACGTGATCGTGATCGGCGCGTCCAACCGAGAGGACATGATCGACCCGGCGATCCTGCGGCCGGGTCGGCTCGACGTGAAGATCAAGGTCGAGCGTCCGGACGCCGAAGCGGCCAAGGACATCTTCGCCAAGTACGTCATTCCCGAGCTCCCGCTGCACGCCGACGACCTCGCCGAGCACGGAGGCAACCGGGAGGCGACCTGCCAGGGCATGATCCAGCGGGTCGTCGAGCGGATGTACGCCGAGAGCGAGGAGAACCGCTTCCTCGAGGTCACCTACGCCAACGGTGACAAGGAGGTCCTGTACTTCAAGGACTTCAACTCGGGCGCGATGATCGAGAACATCGTGGCCCGGGCGAAGAAGATGGCGGTGAAGGACCTCATCGAGAGCAAGGTCCGCGGCCTACGCATGCAGCACCTGCTGTCGGCGTGCCTGGACGAGTTCAAGGAGAACGAGGACCTGCCGAACACCACGAACCCGGACGACTGGGCCCGGATCTCCGGCAAGAAGGGTGAGCGGATCGTCTACATCCGCACACTCGTCACCGGAACCAAGGGCACTGAGGCCGGTCGGTCGATCGACACCATCGCGAACACCGGCCAGTACCTGTAG
- a CDS encoding ferredoxin, whose product MVTEDRSPVATPTKPGDSPGLRVRIDQDSCTGDGLCVQYAPSVFEFDIDGLAYVKNPDGELQTTPGTHVPVPLPLLTEIRDAAEQCPGTCIYVERPDGTLEIGGPQD is encoded by the coding sequence ATGGTGACAGAAGATCGGAGCCCTGTGGCAACACCAACGAAGCCGGGCGATTCGCCCGGACTCCGGGTCCGCATCGACCAGGACTCCTGCACCGGCGACGGTCTGTGCGTCCAGTATGCACCCTCGGTGTTCGAGTTCGACATCGACGGCCTCGCCTATGTGAAGAACCCCGACGGTGAGCTTCAGACCACACCCGGGACCCACGTGCCCGTCCCGCTGCCGCTGCTCACCGAGATCCGCGACGCCGCCGAGCAGTGCCCCGGCACCTGCATCTACGTCGAGCGCCCGGACGGGACCCTGGAGATCGGCGGCCCGCAGGACTGA
- a CDS encoding tRNA (adenine-N1)-methyltransferase, producing the protein MPGPTGAARRRGTFTKGDRVQLTDPKGRRHTVVLEPGRQFHTHRGAIPHDDLLGRPEGVVVSSTGGTDYLALRPLLADFVLSMPRGATVVYPKDAAQIVMYADVFPGARVLEAGAGSGALSCALLRAVGDGGRLVSYERRPDFAEVARRNIETFFGGPHPAHTLHVGELAESTERGMDRVILDMLAPWDVLAVAAAALVPGGVLCAYVATTTQLSRTVEGLREFGCFAEPAAWETMMRDWHVEGLAVRPGHRMVGHTGFLVTARRLADGVTAPPRRRRPAKGSYPEAAPADRPADPAAAADPAAADGDIATDG; encoded by the coding sequence GTGCCGGGGCCGACCGGAGCGGCCCGGCGCCGCGGAACCTTCACCAAGGGGGACCGCGTCCAGCTGACGGACCCCAAGGGCCGGCGGCACACAGTCGTCCTCGAGCCGGGCCGGCAGTTCCACACCCACCGGGGGGCGATTCCGCACGACGACCTGCTCGGCCGGCCCGAGGGTGTCGTCGTGAGCAGCACCGGGGGCACCGACTACCTGGCCCTGCGACCGCTGCTGGCCGACTTCGTGCTGTCGATGCCGCGGGGCGCGACCGTCGTCTACCCGAAGGACGCGGCGCAGATCGTCATGTACGCCGACGTCTTCCCTGGCGCGCGGGTGCTGGAGGCCGGTGCCGGCTCGGGCGCGCTGTCCTGCGCCCTGCTCCGTGCCGTGGGGGACGGCGGCCGGCTGGTCTCGTACGAGCGGCGTCCCGACTTCGCGGAGGTCGCCCGGCGCAACATCGAGACCTTCTTCGGCGGACCGCATCCGGCTCACACGCTGCATGTCGGTGAACTGGCCGAGTCCACCGAGCGGGGCATGGACCGAGTGATCCTCGACATGCTCGCGCCGTGGGACGTGCTGGCCGTCGCCGCGGCGGCGCTCGTCCCCGGCGGCGTGCTGTGCGCCTACGTCGCCACCACCACCCAGCTGTCCCGGACGGTCGAGGGGCTGCGGGAGTTCGGCTGCTTCGCGGAGCCCGCGGCGTGGGAGACGATGATGCGAGACTGGCACGTCGAGGGCCTCGCCGTGCGCCCCGGTCACCGCATGGTCGGGCACACCGGCTTCCTGGTGACGGCGCGCCGGCTGGCGGACGGCGTCACCGCCCCGCCGCGGCGACGGCGCCCGGCCAAGGGCTCCTATCCGGAGGCCGCCCCCGCCGACCGCCCGGCCGACCCGGCCGCCGCCGCCGACCCGGCCGCCGCCGACGGAGACATCGCCACCGACGGCTGA
- a CDS encoding site-2 protease family protein: MEDQPGAARHGVPGGAEPPERRPAPRPPGVRVGHVRGAPIFVSPLAVVFAALIASLLIDRIRRHLAVDATDGQVVALALLISVGFVLSLLAHEIGHALTAQRFGLHVRSVTLHGFAGFTEFEPEPPTAGREFLIAFAGPAVNGVIGGVCFLGLLAVSDHGSLGTVLLYLGAANVALFVLNLAPGLPLDGGRVVVAVVWAVGHDKLRGLRAGAYGGFAVAGGLAVAGARAGSGGGFAALYWYVLAGFVAFGAYQSLRSAKVRERLPGLSAGRLARRTLPVEATVPLGEALRRAQEVGATAVAVIDRDGTPLKIMNGVSVDALPEHRRPWMAVDEVSRSIGPGMTLQAELEGEDLLAAVQRTPAAEYLVVQRGRPVGVLAMVDLVARIDPAAAARMVSHR; encoded by the coding sequence ATGGAGGACCAGCCCGGCGCGGCGCGGCACGGCGTCCCCGGCGGAGCGGAGCCGCCGGAGCGGCGGCCGGCGCCGCGTCCGCCGGGTGTGCGGGTCGGGCACGTCCGCGGTGCCCCGATCTTCGTCTCACCGCTGGCCGTGGTCTTCGCGGCGCTGATCGCGTCCCTGCTCATCGACCGGATCCGACGGCACCTGGCGGTCGACGCGACCGACGGGCAGGTGGTCGCGCTGGCCCTGCTCATCTCGGTGGGGTTCGTCCTGTCACTGCTCGCGCACGAGATCGGCCACGCGCTGACCGCGCAGCGGTTCGGGCTGCACGTCCGGTCGGTGACCCTGCACGGTTTCGCCGGTTTCACCGAGTTCGAACCAGAACCGCCCACCGCCGGCCGTGAGTTCCTGATCGCCTTCGCCGGGCCCGCCGTCAACGGGGTGATCGGCGGGGTGTGCTTCCTCGGTCTGCTGGCCGTGTCGGATCACGGCAGCCTCGGGACGGTGCTCCTCTACCTCGGAGCCGCCAACGTTGCGCTGTTCGTCCTCAACCTGGCGCCGGGCCTGCCCCTCGACGGCGGGCGGGTCGTCGTCGCGGTGGTGTGGGCCGTGGGGCACGACAAGCTGCGCGGGCTGCGGGCCGGCGCCTACGGCGGCTTCGCCGTGGCCGGCGGGCTGGCGGTCGCGGGCGCGCGGGCGGGCTCCGGCGGCGGCTTCGCCGCGCTCTACTGGTACGTCCTGGCCGGTTTCGTGGCGTTCGGGGCGTATCAGTCGCTGCGCTCGGCGAAGGTCCGCGAGCGGCTGCCCGGGCTGTCGGCGGGCCGGCTCGCCCGCCGCACCCTGCCGGTGGAGGCCACGGTCCCGCTCGGCGAGGCACTGCGCCGGGCCCAGGAGGTGGGCGCGACGGCCGTCGCGGTGATCGACCGGGACGGCACCCCCCTGAAGATCATGAATGGCGTCTCCGTCGACGCCCTGCCGGAGCACCGCCGGCCCTGGATGGCGGTGGACGAGGTCAGCCGGAGCATCGGCCCGGGGATGACCCTGCAGGCCGAGCTCGAGGGCGAGGACCTGCTGGCGGCCGTCCAGCGGACCCCCGCCGCGGAGTACCTCGTGGTCCAGCGCGGCCGGCCGGTCGGCGTGCTGGCCATGGTCGATCTCGTGGCCAGGATCGACCCGGCGGCCGCGGCCCGTATGGTCTCCCATCGGTGA
- a CDS encoding RecB family exonuclease, which yields MTTTPTRAPGPAAEGCPTGPVQVGPGWHEGRGPTAVQAPPSTSSPAPAPAAQAPPPVTASLSPSRAADFVNCPLRYRFRVVDRLPEAPSEAATRGTVVHGVLERLFDLPARGRTQPAAAELVEPVWADLLARDPALGDLFDDDGALNSWLDSARDLLTGYFTLEDPTRLAPAARELYVEHVLPSGLRLRGYVDRLDAAETPQGTALRVIDYKTGRSPGPAFEGAAMFQMRFYALVLWRSRGVIPRELRLYYLGDRTWLRAAPEESELRATERRIEALWSAIARAHRTGDWRATPNRLCDWCDHKSRCPAFGGTPPPLPEKHAELPVDDAAPAVCEADG from the coding sequence ATGACCACGACGCCCACCCGGGCCCCAGGCCCGGCCGCCGAAGGTTGCCCGACCGGGCCGGTCCAGGTCGGGCCCGGCTGGCATGAGGGCCGCGGTCCCACGGCGGTCCAGGCCCCGCCGTCGACGTCGTCGCCGGCCCCGGCCCCGGCGGCACAGGCACCGCCGCCGGTGACCGCGTCGTTGTCGCCCTCGCGGGCCGCCGACTTCGTCAACTGCCCGCTGCGTTACCGCTTCCGCGTGGTCGACCGGCTGCCGGAGGCACCGAGCGAGGCGGCGACGCGGGGCACGGTGGTACACGGCGTGCTCGAGCGCCTGTTCGACCTGCCCGCCCGGGGCCGGACCCAGCCGGCCGCGGCCGAGCTCGTCGAGCCGGTCTGGGCCGACCTGCTCGCCCGCGACCCGGCCCTCGGCGACCTGTTCGACGACGACGGCGCCCTGAACTCCTGGCTGGACAGCGCCCGTGACCTCCTCACCGGCTACTTCACCCTCGAGGACCCGACCAGGCTGGCCCCGGCCGCCCGGGAGCTCTACGTCGAGCACGTCCTGCCCTCCGGGCTCCGGCTGCGCGGCTACGTGGACCGTCTCGACGCCGCCGAGACCCCGCAGGGCACCGCGCTGCGCGTCATCGACTACAAGACGGGCCGTTCTCCCGGCCCGGCCTTCGAGGGCGCGGCCATGTTCCAGATGCGGTTCTACGCTCTCGTCCTGTGGCGCTCCCGTGGCGTCATCCCGCGCGAGCTCCGGCTGTACTACCTCGGCGACCGAACCTGGCTGCGGGCCGCGCCGGAGGAGTCGGAGCTGCGCGCCACCGAACGCCGGATCGAGGCGCTGTGGTCGGCCATCGCCCGGGCCCACCGGACAGGCGACTGGCGGGCCACCCCGAACCGGCTGTGTGACTGGTGCGACCACAAGTCGCGGTGCCCGGCCTTCGGTGGCACCCCTCCCCCGCTGCCGGAGAAGCACGCGGAGCTGCCCGTGGACGACGCCGCCCCCGCCGTCTGCGAGGCGGACGGCTGA
- a CDS encoding ABC transporter ATP-binding protein — protein MARRTASDRDGARGGSQRGRGSAARASRLTKVYGSGDTAVTALRGIDLTFPYGRFTAIMGPSGSGKSTLMHCLAGLDPATTGRVFIGDVDLSRLNDRQLTQLRRDRIGFIFQQFNLLPTLTAAENITLPLDIAGRKPDQKWMRMVVDAVGLAPRLGHRPPELSGGQQQRVACARALVTRPEIVFADEPTGNLDSRSGAEVLSFLRDSVRELGQTIVMVTHDPTAASYSDEVIFLADGRLVDAMAEPTPDAVLDRMKNLDALVRGEAVPEPEPDYDDLPPGPPEPRGPEYDDHGYATGGYPTGGYPADHYPPAGYDDEGYVGPVDDHLAAGYGQGGYPGGPHTGEYPSPGQHRGDPRTGGYASQFEAAQADAGRYDAGQIDGYRAPDDRDRGPHDARGHGSARGYDRGTGRGPGRANPTGWA, from the coding sequence ATGGCCCGACGCACCGCATCGGACCGCGACGGTGCCCGCGGCGGTTCACAGCGCGGCCGGGGGTCCGCCGCGCGGGCCTCCAGACTCACCAAGGTCTACGGCTCGGGTGACACCGCCGTCACCGCTTTGCGGGGCATCGACCTGACCTTCCCCTACGGCCGGTTCACCGCGATCATGGGCCCCTCCGGCTCGGGCAAGTCGACCCTGATGCACTGCCTCGCCGGGCTGGACCCGGCGACCACGGGGCGGGTCTTCATCGGCGACGTCGACCTGTCCCGGCTCAACGACCGGCAGCTCACCCAGCTCCGCCGGGACCGGATCGGCTTCATCTTCCAGCAGTTCAACCTGTTGCCGACGCTCACCGCGGCCGAGAACATCACGCTGCCGCTGGACATCGCCGGCCGCAAACCCGACCAGAAGTGGATGCGGATGGTCGTCGACGCCGTGGGCCTCGCGCCCCGGCTGGGGCACCGCCCGCCGGAGCTGTCCGGCGGCCAGCAGCAGCGGGTCGCGTGTGCCCGGGCCCTGGTCACCCGCCCGGAGATCGTCTTCGCCGACGAGCCGACCGGGAACCTCGACTCGCGGTCGGGCGCGGAGGTCCTGTCGTTCCTGCGCGACTCGGTCCGCGAGCTGGGCCAGACCATCGTGATGGTCACCCACGACCCCACGGCCGCCTCGTACTCCGACGAAGTGATCTTCCTCGCCGACGGCCGGCTGGTCGACGCGATGGCCGAGCCCACGCCGGACGCCGTCCTGGACCGGATGAAGAACCTGGACGCCCTCGTACGCGGCGAAGCCGTGCCGGAACCCGAACCCGACTACGACGACCTGCCGCCGGGGCCACCCGAGCCGCGCGGCCCCGAGTACGACGACCACGGCTACGCCACGGGTGGCTACCCGACGGGCGGCTATCCGGCCGATCACTATCCACCGGCCGGATACGACGACGAGGGCTACGTCGGGCCGGTGGACGATCATCTGGCCGCGGGCTATGGCCAGGGGGGCTACCCCGGCGGGCCGCACACCGGGGAGTACCCGAGCCCGGGGCAGCACCGGGGCGACCCCCGCACCGGCGGGTACGCCAGCCAGTTCGAGGCGGCCCAGGCCGACGCCGGCCGGTACGACGCCGGCCAGATCGACGGGTACCGCGCTCCGGACGACCGCGACCGCGGGCCCCACGACGCGCGCGGGCACGGTAGCGCCCGGGGCTACGACCGGGGCACCGGCCGGGGCCCGGGCCGGGCGAATCCGACCGGGTGGGCCTGA
- a CDS encoding ABC transporter permease produces MLRATLRSLLARKVRLVLSALAVVVGVSFVTGTLVLTDTLNRTFDTLFTDINKNVSVSVRRVNAVGSGEQADRLPVPATLIPTVAKVAGVTAATGTVRGQAVLIDPASGDPLNSGGAPGIGTNWTGGTATGSEEIADGRPPNGQEIAVDKSTADKHHLTLGQRISVQTRGQPEEFTLVGTFRIGGQDSLGGAAVTTFDTATAQRLLLAPDQFTSISLAAAGGVSQEQLRDRVAAVLPTGVEAITGTQLAEENASAVQDAVSGFSTFLLVFAGIAVFVGAFIIFNTFTMLVAQRVRELALMRAIGASRFQVQLSVQVEALIVGFIGATTGLALGALLAIGLRAAVGAFGISLPSGPLVFQPRTFLLAYGVGLVITGLAAFVPARKAASVPPVAAMRETYVLPTRSLRTRALGGGALTTLGVICLVAGLARGENPNASMVGAGAAFVFLGIATLSPLLAPPITRVVGIPLRAIFGTTGRLGQENAIRNPRRTASTASALMIGLALVSAFAVLGQSIKESVRATVSESLGADFYITGTNFAGFSPQVAAGLQGKPGVAVSTGIRGGSVKIGDADSSVLAGDPAGLLQVLSIKQLDGDVHALGAGSLLVDETTAAERGLRVGAPVPVTFADGPTELTLVGTYEKSAIAGPAIIATSEFEKHSNNNLDLFVMLKLAEGADPVAVRSEIDTVIKPFGNVEVRDQSEFVAQQEQQVDQLLGVVYVLLALAVVIALFGIVNTLALSVIERTREIGMLRAIGMTRRQMRMMVIVESMIISVFGAVLGVLVGSFFGWALTGALRTQGVTTFAYPVVTIIAVMIAGAIMGVLAAVFPARRAARMDILRAIATT; encoded by the coding sequence ATGCTGCGCGCCACGCTGCGGAGCCTGCTGGCCCGCAAGGTCCGGCTTGTCCTGTCGGCGCTCGCGGTCGTCGTGGGTGTCAGCTTCGTCACCGGCACCCTGGTCCTCACCGACACGCTGAACCGGACGTTCGACACCCTGTTCACCGACATCAACAAGAACGTCAGTGTCTCCGTGCGGAGGGTCAACGCGGTCGGGTCGGGTGAACAGGCCGACCGGCTGCCGGTGCCCGCCACCCTGATCCCCACCGTGGCCAAGGTGGCCGGGGTCACCGCGGCGACCGGGACGGTCCGGGGCCAGGCCGTCCTGATCGACCCCGCGTCGGGCGACCCGCTCAACAGCGGCGGCGCACCGGGCATCGGAACGAACTGGACCGGCGGCACCGCGACGGGGTCGGAGGAGATCGCCGACGGCCGGCCACCGAACGGCCAGGAGATCGCGGTCGACAAGTCGACCGCGGACAAACACCACCTCACGCTCGGCCAGCGGATCTCGGTGCAGACCCGGGGGCAGCCCGAGGAGTTCACCCTCGTCGGCACCTTCCGCATCGGCGGGCAGGACAGCCTCGGCGGTGCCGCCGTCACCACGTTCGACACGGCGACGGCGCAGCGGCTGCTGCTCGCGCCCGACCAGTTCACCTCGATCAGCCTCGCCGCGGCCGGCGGCGTCTCCCAGGAGCAGCTGCGGGACCGGGTCGCCGCGGTGCTTCCCACCGGGGTCGAGGCGATCACCGGCACCCAGCTCGCCGAGGAGAACGCGAGCGCGGTCCAGGACGCCGTCAGCGGGTTCTCGACCTTCCTGCTGGTCTTCGCCGGCATCGCGGTGTTCGTCGGCGCCTTCATCATCTTCAACACCTTCACGATGCTGGTCGCGCAGCGCGTGCGCGAGCTGGCGCTGATGCGCGCGATCGGCGCGAGCAGGTTCCAGGTGCAGCTCTCGGTCCAGGTCGAGGCCCTGATCGTCGGTTTCATCGGCGCCACGACCGGGCTGGCCCTCGGGGCCCTGCTGGCGATAGGTCTGCGGGCGGCCGTCGGCGCGTTCGGGATCTCGCTGCCGTCCGGTCCGCTGGTCTTCCAGCCCCGGACCTTCCTGCTCGCCTACGGCGTCGGTCTGGTCATCACCGGGCTCGCGGCGTTCGTACCGGCCCGCAAGGCGGCGTCGGTGCCGCCGGTGGCGGCGATGCGCGAGACGTACGTGCTGCCCACCAGGTCTCTGCGCACCCGGGCGCTCGGCGGCGGCGCGCTGACCACGCTGGGCGTGATCTGCCTGGTGGCGGGCCTGGCCCGCGGGGAGAACCCCAACGCGAGCATGGTCGGCGCCGGCGCGGCGTTCGTGTTCCTCGGCATCGCCACCCTCTCGCCGCTGCTGGCCCCGCCGATCACCCGGGTTGTGGGCATACCCCTGCGCGCGATCTTCGGGACGACCGGCCGGCTCGGCCAGGAGAACGCCATCCGCAACCCACGGCGCACCGCCTCCACCGCGTCGGCCCTGATGATCGGCCTGGCTCTGGTGAGCGCGTTCGCCGTGCTCGGCCAGTCCATCAAGGAGTCGGTACGCGCGACGGTGTCGGAGAGCCTGGGTGCCGACTTCTACATCACCGGGACCAACTTCGCCGGTTTCAGCCCGCAGGTCGCCGCGGGGCTCCAGGGCAAGCCCGGCGTCGCGGTCTCCACCGGCATCCGGGGCGGCTCGGTCAAGATCGGCGACGCGGACTCGTCGGTGCTCGCGGGCGATCCGGCCGGTCTGCTGCAGGTCCTGTCCATCAAGCAGCTCGACGGCGACGTCCACGCGCTGGGTGCGGGTTCCCTGCTGGTGGACGAGACGACAGCGGCCGAGCGGGGGCTGCGGGTCGGCGCGCCCGTCCCGGTCACGTTTGCGGACGGCCCGACCGAGCTCACCCTGGTGGGTACCTACGAGAAGAGCGCGATCGCCGGCCCCGCGATCATCGCGACCAGCGAGTTCGAGAAGCACTCGAACAACAACCTCGACCTGTTCGTCATGCTCAAGCTGGCCGAGGGCGCCGATCCGGTCGCGGTCCGGTCCGAGATCGACACGGTGATCAAGCCGTTCGGGAACGTCGAGGTCCGCGACCAGTCGGAGTTCGTGGCCCAGCAGGAGCAGCAGGTCGACCAGCTGCTCGGGGTCGTGTACGTGCTGCTCGCCCTGGCGGTGGTGATCGCGCTGTTCGGCATCGTGAACACTCTCGCACTCTCGGTGATCGAGCGCACCCGGGAGATCGGGATGCTCCGGGCGATCGGCATGACCCGGCGGCAGATGCGGATGATGGTCATCGTCGAATCAATGATCATCTCAGTCTTCGGCGCGGTGCTCGGCGTGCTGGTCGGCAGTTTCTTCGGCTGGGCGCTGACCGGGGCGTTGCGGACCCAGGGGGTGACGACCTTCGCCTATCCCGTCGTAACGATCATCGCAGTGATGATCGCCGGCGCGATCATGGGGGTGCTCGCCGCGGTCTTCCCGGCACGGCGGGCCGCCAGGATGGACATCCTGCGGGCGATCGCCACGACCTGA
- a CDS encoding HAD family hydrolase, with product MSDLPAAVLFDMDGLLVDTEPLWTIAENEAAARLGGRFTPEMKLAMIGHGIDTAVPIMVSMLGRPVTDEPATTEFLLRRSAELFREPGAVVAQPGALELLGAVTAAGVPTALVSSSYRALVDAVVAVLGAHHFTVTVAGDEVARRKPYPDSYLAAIRLLGVDPAACVVLEDSLTGAAAGVAAGCATVLVPSMPIAAADVPGQVTARVDSLHAVDPGLLAELVRRPDPARADPG from the coding sequence GTGAGCGACCTCCCGGCGGCGGTCCTGTTCGACATGGACGGACTGCTCGTCGACACCGAACCGCTGTGGACGATCGCGGAGAACGAGGCCGCGGCGCGCCTGGGCGGGCGGTTCACGCCCGAGATGAAGCTGGCCATGATCGGCCACGGTATCGACACCGCCGTCCCGATCATGGTTTCGATGCTGGGGCGCCCCGTCACGGACGAGCCCGCGACCACCGAGTTCCTGCTGCGCCGTTCCGCGGAGCTGTTCCGGGAGCCGGGCGCGGTCGTCGCGCAGCCCGGGGCGCTGGAGCTGCTGGGGGCCGTCACGGCGGCCGGGGTGCCGACCGCCCTGGTCTCGTCGTCCTACCGGGCGCTGGTCGACGCGGTGGTCGCCGTACTGGGCGCGCACCACTTCACCGTGACCGTGGCCGGTGACGAGGTCGCCCGGCGCAAGCCGTACCCGGATTCCTACCTCGCCGCGATCCGGCTGCTCGGGGTGGATCCCGCCGCCTGCGTGGTCCTCGAGGACAGCCTCACGGGTGCCGCGGCGGGCGTCGCGGCCGGCTGCGCGACGGTCCTCGTCCCGTCGATGCCGATCGCGGCGGCCGATGTGCCCGGCCAGGTCACGGCCCGGGTCGACAGCCTGCACGCGGTCGACCCGGGCCTGCTGGCCGAGCTCGTCCGCCGCCCGGACCCGGCCCGCGCCGACCCCGGCTGA
- a CDS encoding PAC2 family protein: MIEFSGVGQLRSPVVVAAFEGWNDAADASSAAVEHLEDVFGARVIGAIDPDDYYDFQVNRPTVSGADGASRKIAWPTTRLSVARPANSDSDLVLVRGLEPNMRWRGFTDELIEAVHALGSDMVITLGALLADSPHTRPVPISGTAGDPATAARLGLEASRYEGPTGIVGVFADACSRAELASVSFWAAVPHYVANPPCPKATLALLRRVEDLLDMEIPLGELPEKAKAWERQVDELAAGDTEVAEYVRSLESREPETALPEASGDAIAREFERYLRRRGE; this comes from the coding sequence GTGATCGAGTTCTCCGGCGTCGGCCAGCTGCGGTCGCCGGTGGTCGTGGCCGCCTTCGAAGGGTGGAACGACGCCGCTGACGCGTCGTCGGCGGCTGTCGAGCACCTGGAAGACGTCTTCGGCGCACGCGTCATCGGCGCGATCGACCCGGACGACTACTACGACTTCCAGGTCAACCGGCCGACGGTCAGCGGCGCGGACGGCGCGTCCCGCAAGATCGCCTGGCCGACCACGCGGCTCTCGGTGGCGCGGCCGGCCAATTCCGACTCCGACCTGGTGCTCGTGCGGGGCCTGGAGCCGAACATGCGTTGGCGGGGGTTCACCGACGAGTTGATCGAGGCCGTGCACGCGCTCGGCAGCGACATGGTCATCACGCTCGGGGCGCTGCTCGCGGACTCGCCGCACACCCGCCCCGTCCCGATCAGCGGTACCGCCGGGGATCCGGCCACCGCCGCGCGGCTGGGCCTGGAGGCCTCCCGCTACGAGGGGCCGACGGGCATCGTGGGCGTCTTCGCCGACGCCTGCTCCCGGGCGGAGCTGGCCTCGGTGTCGTTCTGGGCGGCGGTTCCGCACTACGTCGCCAACCCGCCGTGCCCGAAGGCCACCCTCGCGCTGCTCCGTCGGGTCGAGGATCTTCTCGACATGGAGATCCCGCTCGGCGAGCTGCCGGAGAAGGCCAAGGCGTGGGAGCGGCAGGTCGACGAGCTCGCCGCCGGGGACACCGAGGTCGCCGAGTACGTCCGCTCCCTGGAGTCGCGCGAGCCGGAGACGGCGTTGCCCGAGGCCAGCGGCGACGCCATCGCCCGGGAGTTCGAGCGCTACCTGCGCCGCCGAGGGGAGTGA